One Cricetulus griseus strain 17A/GY chromosome 5, alternate assembly CriGri-PICRH-1.0, whole genome shotgun sequence genomic window carries:
- the Atp5f1d gene encoding ATP synthase subunit delta, mitochondrial: MLPAALLRRPGLRRLVLQARAYAEAAAPAPAAGPGQMSFTFASPTQVFFDGVNVRQVDVPTLTGAFGILASHVPTLQVLRPGLVVVHAEDGTTTKYFVSSGSVTVNADSSVQLLAEEAVTLDMLDLGAARANLEKARSELSGTTDEAARAEIQICIEANEALVKALE, translated from the exons ATGCTGCCCGCTGCACTGCTTCGCCGTCCGGGTCTGCGCCGCCTGGTGCTCCAGGCGCGTGCCTACGCCGAGGCCGCCGCCCCCGCCCCCGCCGCCGGGCCCGGACAGATGTCCTTCACCTTCGCCTCCCCGACGCAG GTGTTCTTTGACGGTGTCAACGTCCGGCAGGTGGATGTGCCTACACTGACCGGAGCCTTTGGCATCCTGGCATCCCATGTTCCCACACTGCAGGTCCTACGGCCTGGCCTGGTGGTGGTCCATGCTGAAGATGGCACCACAACTAAGTACTTTG TGAGCAGTGGCTCCGTCACTGTGAATGCAGACTCCTCAGTACAGCTACTGGCTGAAGAAGCTGTGACCCTGGACATGCTGGACCTGGGG GCAGCGCGGGCCAACCTGGAGAAGGCGCGGTCAGAACTGTCCGGCACAACGGATGAGGCAGCACGGGCTGAGATCCAGATCTGCATTGAGGCCAATGAGGCCCTGGTGAAGGCCCTGGAGTAG
- the Midn gene encoding midnolin isoform X3, protein MEPQPGGARSCRRGAPGGAGELSTATESAAPMTLAIHSTTGTRYDLSVPHDETVEGLRKRLSQRLKVPKERLALLHKDTRLSSGKLQEFGVGDGSKLTLVPTVEAGLMSQASRPEQSVMQALESLTETQPPATPGPGRAAGGGFRKYRLILFKRPWHRQGPQSPERGGERPQVSDFLSGRSPLTLALRVGDHMMFVQLQLAAQHAPLQHRHVLAAAAAAAATAARGDSSVTAPVSSTCRPVSSAARVPPVPSSPSPVSPSPVTAGSFRSHAASSTCPEQMDCSPPASSSATSTPGSNPTPRSRKPGAVIESFVNHAPGVFSGTFSGTLHPNCQDSSGRPRRDIGTILQILNDLLSATRHYQGMPPSLTQLRCHAQCSPASPAPDLTPKTTSCEKLAATAPTSLLQGQSQIRMCKPPGDRLRQTENRATRCKVERLQLLLQQKRLRRKARRDARGPYHWTPSRKAGRSDSSSSGGGGGPGEAGGLGLDFEDSVWKPEVNPDIQSEFVMA, encoded by the exons ATGGAGCCGCAGCCCGGCGGCGCCCGGAGCTGCCGGCGCGGGGCCCCCGGCGGCGCCGGCGAGCTGAGCACGGCCACAGAGTCGGCCGCACCCATGACCCTGGCGATCCACAGCACCACGGGGACTCGCTACGACCTGTCGGTGCCCCATGACGAGACCGTGGAAGGGCTGCGCAAAAGGCTGTCCCAACGCCTCAAAGTACCCAAGGAGCGCCTGGCTCTTCTTCACAAAGACAC CCGGCTCAGTTCGGGGAAGCTGCAGGAATTCGGCGTGGGGGATGGGAGCAAGTTGACGCTCGTGCCCACGGTGGAAGCCGGTCTCATG TCCCAGGCCTCGAGGCCGGAGCAGTCCGTTATGCAAGCTCTGGAAAGTTTGACCGAGACCCAG CCCCCAGCGACACCCGGGCCAGGCCGGGCTGCCGGAGGAGGCTTCCGGAAATAcagattgattttatttaagCGTCCGTGGCACCGACAGGGACCCCAGAGCCCAGAGAGGGGCGGCGAGAGGCCCCAG GTCAGTGACTTTTTGTCAGGCCGCTCACCTTTGACCCTGGCCCTTCGAGTTGGGGATCACATGATGTTTGTACAGTTGCAACTGGCCGCCCAACACGCCCCACTCCAGCACCGCCACGTGCTGGCCGCagctgccgccgccgccgccaccgctGCCCGGGGAGATTCCAGTGTGACTGCCCCGGTGTCCTCAACCTGTAGGCCAGTGTCCAGTGCCGCCCGCGTCCCCCCAGTACCCAGCAGCCCCTCACCTGTGTCTCCCTCACCTGTCACCGCCGGCTCCTTTCGATCCCATGCAGCCTCCTCAACCTGTCCCGAG CAGATGGACTGTTCCCCACCAGCTAGCAGCAGTGCCACCTCAACCCCAGGCAGCAACCCCACCCCTCGCTCCCGAAAACCCGGTGCCGTCATTGAGAGCTTCGTGAATCATGCTCCTGGGGTCTTCTCAGGGACCTTCTCTG GCACACTGCACCCCAACTGCCAAGACAGTAGTGGGAGGCCGCGACGGGACATTGGCACCATTCTGCAGATACTCAATGACCTCCTAAGTGCCACACGGCATTACCAGGGCATGCCACCCTCGCTGACCCAGCTACGCTGTCACGCCCAGTGCTCACCTGCCTCACCAGCCCCTGACCTCACCCCCAAAACTACCTCCTGTGAAAAGCTGGCAGCCACGGCCCCCACCTCCCTGCTCCAGGGCCAGAGCCAGATCCGAATGTGCAAGCCCCCTG GAGACCGTCTGCGACAGACAGAGAACCGCGCTACACGCTGCAAAGTGGAACGCCTCCAGCTTCTGCTGCAGCAGAAGCGTCTGCGAAGGAAGGCCAGGCGGGACGCTCGCGGTCCCTACCACTGGACCCCCAGCCGCAAAGCTGGCCgcagtgacagcagcagcagtgggggtgggggtggcccCGGAGAGGCTGGAGGCTTGGGCCTCGACTTTGAGGACTCTGTCTGGAAGCCTGAAGTTAACCCGGATATTCAGTCCGAGTTTGTGATGGCTTAA
- the Midn gene encoding midnolin isoform X2, whose translation MEPQPGGARSCRRGAPGGAGELSTATESAAPMTLAIHSTTGTRYDLSVPHDETVEGLRKRLSQRLKVPKERLALLHKDTRLSSGKLQEFGVGDGSKLTLVPTVEAGLMSQASRPEQSVMQALESLTETQPPATPGPGRAAGGGFRKYRLILFKRPWHRQGPQSPERGGERPQVSDFLSGRSPLTLALRVGDHMMFVQLQLAAQHAPLQHRHVLAAAAAAAATAARGDSSVTAPVSSTCRPVSSAARVPPVPSSPSPVSPSPVTAGSFRSHAASSTCPEQQMDCSPPASSSATSTPGSNPTPRSRKPGAVIESFVNHAPGVFSGTFSGTLHPNCQDSSGRPRRDIGTILQILNDLLSATRHYQGMPPSLTQLRCHAQCSPASPAPDLTPKTTSCEKLAATAPTSLLQGQSQIRMCKPPGDRLRQTENRATRCKVERLQLLLQQKRLRRKARRDARGPYHWTPSRKAGRSDSSSSGGGGGPGEAGGLGLDFEDSVWKPEVNPDIQSEFVMA comes from the exons ATGGAGCCGCAGCCCGGCGGCGCCCGGAGCTGCCGGCGCGGGGCCCCCGGCGGCGCCGGCGAGCTGAGCACGGCCACAGAGTCGGCCGCACCCATGACCCTGGCGATCCACAGCACCACGGGGACTCGCTACGACCTGTCGGTGCCCCATGACGAGACCGTGGAAGGGCTGCGCAAAAGGCTGTCCCAACGCCTCAAAGTACCCAAGGAGCGCCTGGCTCTTCTTCACAAAGACAC CCGGCTCAGTTCGGGGAAGCTGCAGGAATTCGGCGTGGGGGATGGGAGCAAGTTGACGCTCGTGCCCACGGTGGAAGCCGGTCTCATG TCCCAGGCCTCGAGGCCGGAGCAGTCCGTTATGCAAGCTCTGGAAAGTTTGACCGAGACCCAG CCCCCAGCGACACCCGGGCCAGGCCGGGCTGCCGGAGGAGGCTTCCGGAAATAcagattgattttatttaagCGTCCGTGGCACCGACAGGGACCCCAGAGCCCAGAGAGGGGCGGCGAGAGGCCCCAG GTCAGTGACTTTTTGTCAGGCCGCTCACCTTTGACCCTGGCCCTTCGAGTTGGGGATCACATGATGTTTGTACAGTTGCAACTGGCCGCCCAACACGCCCCACTCCAGCACCGCCACGTGCTGGCCGCagctgccgccgccgccgccaccgctGCCCGGGGAGATTCCAGTGTGACTGCCCCGGTGTCCTCAACCTGTAGGCCAGTGTCCAGTGCCGCCCGCGTCCCCCCAGTACCCAGCAGCCCCTCACCTGTGTCTCCCTCACCTGTCACCGCCGGCTCCTTTCGATCCCATGCAGCCTCCTCAACCTGTCCCGAG CAGCAGATGGACTGTTCCCCACCAGCTAGCAGCAGTGCCACCTCAACCCCAGGCAGCAACCCCACCCCTCGCTCCCGAAAACCCGGTGCCGTCATTGAGAGCTTCGTGAATCATGCTCCTGGGGTCTTCTCAGGGACCTTCTCTG GCACACTGCACCCCAACTGCCAAGACAGTAGTGGGAGGCCGCGACGGGACATTGGCACCATTCTGCAGATACTCAATGACCTCCTAAGTGCCACACGGCATTACCAGGGCATGCCACCCTCGCTGACCCAGCTACGCTGTCACGCCCAGTGCTCACCTGCCTCACCAGCCCCTGACCTCACCCCCAAAACTACCTCCTGTGAAAAGCTGGCAGCCACGGCCCCCACCTCCCTGCTCCAGGGCCAGAGCCAGATCCGAATGTGCAAGCCCCCTG GAGACCGTCTGCGACAGACAGAGAACCGCGCTACACGCTGCAAAGTGGAACGCCTCCAGCTTCTGCTGCAGCAGAAGCGTCTGCGAAGGAAGGCCAGGCGGGACGCTCGCGGTCCCTACCACTGGACCCCCAGCCGCAAAGCTGGCCgcagtgacagcagcagcagtgggggtgggggtggcccCGGAGAGGCTGGAGGCTTGGGCCTCGACTTTGAGGACTCTGTCTGGAAGCCTGAAGTTAACCCGGATATTCAGTCCGAGTTTGTGATGGCTTAA
- the Midn gene encoding midnolin isoform X4 — protein sequence MEPQPGGARSCRRGAPGGAGELSTATESAAPMTLAIHSTTGTRYDLSVPHDETVEGLRKRLSQRLKVPKERLALLHKDTRLSSGKLQEFGVGDGSKLTLVPTVEAGLMSQASRPEQSVMQALESLTETQVSDFLSGRSPLTLALRVGDHMMFVQLQLAAQHAPLQHRHVLAAAAAAAATAARGDSSVTAPVSSTCRPVSSAARVPPVPSSPSPVSPSPVTAGSFRSHAASSTCPEQQMDCSPPASSSATSTPGSNPTPRSRKPGAVIESFVNHAPGVFSGTFSGTLHPNCQDSSGRPRRDIGTILQILNDLLSATRHYQGMPPSLTQLRCHAQCSPASPAPDLTPKTTSCEKLAATAPTSLLQGQSQIRMCKPPGDRLRQTENRATRCKVERLQLLLQQKRLRRKARRDARGPYHWTPSRKAGRSDSSSSGGGGGPGEAGGLGLDFEDSVWKPEVNPDIQSEFVMA from the exons ATGGAGCCGCAGCCCGGCGGCGCCCGGAGCTGCCGGCGCGGGGCCCCCGGCGGCGCCGGCGAGCTGAGCACGGCCACAGAGTCGGCCGCACCCATGACCCTGGCGATCCACAGCACCACGGGGACTCGCTACGACCTGTCGGTGCCCCATGACGAGACCGTGGAAGGGCTGCGCAAAAGGCTGTCCCAACGCCTCAAAGTACCCAAGGAGCGCCTGGCTCTTCTTCACAAAGACAC CCGGCTCAGTTCGGGGAAGCTGCAGGAATTCGGCGTGGGGGATGGGAGCAAGTTGACGCTCGTGCCCACGGTGGAAGCCGGTCTCATG TCCCAGGCCTCGAGGCCGGAGCAGTCCGTTATGCAAGCTCTGGAAAGTTTGACCGAGACCCAG GTCAGTGACTTTTTGTCAGGCCGCTCACCTTTGACCCTGGCCCTTCGAGTTGGGGATCACATGATGTTTGTACAGTTGCAACTGGCCGCCCAACACGCCCCACTCCAGCACCGCCACGTGCTGGCCGCagctgccgccgccgccgccaccgctGCCCGGGGAGATTCCAGTGTGACTGCCCCGGTGTCCTCAACCTGTAGGCCAGTGTCCAGTGCCGCCCGCGTCCCCCCAGTACCCAGCAGCCCCTCACCTGTGTCTCCCTCACCTGTCACCGCCGGCTCCTTTCGATCCCATGCAGCCTCCTCAACCTGTCCCGAG CAGCAGATGGACTGTTCCCCACCAGCTAGCAGCAGTGCCACCTCAACCCCAGGCAGCAACCCCACCCCTCGCTCCCGAAAACCCGGTGCCGTCATTGAGAGCTTCGTGAATCATGCTCCTGGGGTCTTCTCAGGGACCTTCTCTG GCACACTGCACCCCAACTGCCAAGACAGTAGTGGGAGGCCGCGACGGGACATTGGCACCATTCTGCAGATACTCAATGACCTCCTAAGTGCCACACGGCATTACCAGGGCATGCCACCCTCGCTGACCCAGCTACGCTGTCACGCCCAGTGCTCACCTGCCTCACCAGCCCCTGACCTCACCCCCAAAACTACCTCCTGTGAAAAGCTGGCAGCCACGGCCCCCACCTCCCTGCTCCAGGGCCAGAGCCAGATCCGAATGTGCAAGCCCCCTG GAGACCGTCTGCGACAGACAGAGAACCGCGCTACACGCTGCAAAGTGGAACGCCTCCAGCTTCTGCTGCAGCAGAAGCGTCTGCGAAGGAAGGCCAGGCGGGACGCTCGCGGTCCCTACCACTGGACCCCCAGCCGCAAAGCTGGCCgcagtgacagcagcagcagtgggggtgggggtggcccCGGAGAGGCTGGAGGCTTGGGCCTCGACTTTGAGGACTCTGTCTGGAAGCCTGAAGTTAACCCGGATATTCAGTCCGAGTTTGTGATGGCTTAA
- the Midn gene encoding midnolin isoform X5 gives MEPQPGGARSCRRGAPGGAGELSTATESAAPMTLAIHSTTGTRYDLSVPHDETVEGLRKRLSQRLKVPKERLALLHKDTRLSSGKLQEFGVGDGSKLTLVPTVEAGLMSQASRPEQSVMQALESLTETQVSDFLSGRSPLTLALRVGDHMMFVQLQLAAQHAPLQHRHVLAAAAAAAATAARGDSSVTAPVSSTCRPVSSAARVPPVPSSPSPVSPSPVTAGSFRSHAASSTCPEQMDCSPPASSSATSTPGSNPTPRSRKPGAVIESFVNHAPGVFSGTFSGTLHPNCQDSSGRPRRDIGTILQILNDLLSATRHYQGMPPSLTQLRCHAQCSPASPAPDLTPKTTSCEKLAATAPTSLLQGQSQIRMCKPPGDRLRQTENRATRCKVERLQLLLQQKRLRRKARRDARGPYHWTPSRKAGRSDSSSSGGGGGPGEAGGLGLDFEDSVWKPEVNPDIQSEFVMA, from the exons ATGGAGCCGCAGCCCGGCGGCGCCCGGAGCTGCCGGCGCGGGGCCCCCGGCGGCGCCGGCGAGCTGAGCACGGCCACAGAGTCGGCCGCACCCATGACCCTGGCGATCCACAGCACCACGGGGACTCGCTACGACCTGTCGGTGCCCCATGACGAGACCGTGGAAGGGCTGCGCAAAAGGCTGTCCCAACGCCTCAAAGTACCCAAGGAGCGCCTGGCTCTTCTTCACAAAGACAC CCGGCTCAGTTCGGGGAAGCTGCAGGAATTCGGCGTGGGGGATGGGAGCAAGTTGACGCTCGTGCCCACGGTGGAAGCCGGTCTCATG TCCCAGGCCTCGAGGCCGGAGCAGTCCGTTATGCAAGCTCTGGAAAGTTTGACCGAGACCCAG GTCAGTGACTTTTTGTCAGGCCGCTCACCTTTGACCCTGGCCCTTCGAGTTGGGGATCACATGATGTTTGTACAGTTGCAACTGGCCGCCCAACACGCCCCACTCCAGCACCGCCACGTGCTGGCCGCagctgccgccgccgccgccaccgctGCCCGGGGAGATTCCAGTGTGACTGCCCCGGTGTCCTCAACCTGTAGGCCAGTGTCCAGTGCCGCCCGCGTCCCCCCAGTACCCAGCAGCCCCTCACCTGTGTCTCCCTCACCTGTCACCGCCGGCTCCTTTCGATCCCATGCAGCCTCCTCAACCTGTCCCGAG CAGATGGACTGTTCCCCACCAGCTAGCAGCAGTGCCACCTCAACCCCAGGCAGCAACCCCACCCCTCGCTCCCGAAAACCCGGTGCCGTCATTGAGAGCTTCGTGAATCATGCTCCTGGGGTCTTCTCAGGGACCTTCTCTG GCACACTGCACCCCAACTGCCAAGACAGTAGTGGGAGGCCGCGACGGGACATTGGCACCATTCTGCAGATACTCAATGACCTCCTAAGTGCCACACGGCATTACCAGGGCATGCCACCCTCGCTGACCCAGCTACGCTGTCACGCCCAGTGCTCACCTGCCTCACCAGCCCCTGACCTCACCCCCAAAACTACCTCCTGTGAAAAGCTGGCAGCCACGGCCCCCACCTCCCTGCTCCAGGGCCAGAGCCAGATCCGAATGTGCAAGCCCCCTG GAGACCGTCTGCGACAGACAGAGAACCGCGCTACACGCTGCAAAGTGGAACGCCTCCAGCTTCTGCTGCAGCAGAAGCGTCTGCGAAGGAAGGCCAGGCGGGACGCTCGCGGTCCCTACCACTGGACCCCCAGCCGCAAAGCTGGCCgcagtgacagcagcagcagtgggggtgggggtggcccCGGAGAGGCTGGAGGCTTGGGCCTCGACTTTGAGGACTCTGTCTGGAAGCCTGAAGTTAACCCGGATATTCAGTCCGAGTTTGTGATGGCTTAA
- the Midn gene encoding midnolin isoform X7: MEPQPGGARSCRRGAPGGAGELSTATESAAPMTLAIHSTTGTRYDLSVPHDETVEGLRKRLSQRLKVPKERLALLHKDTRLSSGKLQEFGVGDGSKLTLVPTVEAGLMSQASRPEQSVMQALESLTETQPPATPGPGRAAGGGFRKYRLILFKRPWHRQGPQSPERGGERPQVSDFLSGRSPLTLALRVGDHMMFVQLQLAAQHAPLQHRHVLAAAAAAAATAARGDSSVTAPVSSTCRPVSSAARVPPVPSSPSPVSPSPVTAGSFRSHAASSTCPEQQMDCSPPASSSATSTPGSNPTPRSRKPGAVIESFVNHAPGVFSGTFSGTLHPNCQDSSGRPRRDIGTILQILNDLLSATRHYQGMPPSLTQLRCHAQCSPASPAPDLTPKTTSCEKLAATAPTSLLQGQSQIRMCKPPGLSPECLWHYHE; the protein is encoded by the exons ATGGAGCCGCAGCCCGGCGGCGCCCGGAGCTGCCGGCGCGGGGCCCCCGGCGGCGCCGGCGAGCTGAGCACGGCCACAGAGTCGGCCGCACCCATGACCCTGGCGATCCACAGCACCACGGGGACTCGCTACGACCTGTCGGTGCCCCATGACGAGACCGTGGAAGGGCTGCGCAAAAGGCTGTCCCAACGCCTCAAAGTACCCAAGGAGCGCCTGGCTCTTCTTCACAAAGACAC CCGGCTCAGTTCGGGGAAGCTGCAGGAATTCGGCGTGGGGGATGGGAGCAAGTTGACGCTCGTGCCCACGGTGGAAGCCGGTCTCATG TCCCAGGCCTCGAGGCCGGAGCAGTCCGTTATGCAAGCTCTGGAAAGTTTGACCGAGACCCAG CCCCCAGCGACACCCGGGCCAGGCCGGGCTGCCGGAGGAGGCTTCCGGAAATAcagattgattttatttaagCGTCCGTGGCACCGACAGGGACCCCAGAGCCCAGAGAGGGGCGGCGAGAGGCCCCAG GTCAGTGACTTTTTGTCAGGCCGCTCACCTTTGACCCTGGCCCTTCGAGTTGGGGATCACATGATGTTTGTACAGTTGCAACTGGCCGCCCAACACGCCCCACTCCAGCACCGCCACGTGCTGGCCGCagctgccgccgccgccgccaccgctGCCCGGGGAGATTCCAGTGTGACTGCCCCGGTGTCCTCAACCTGTAGGCCAGTGTCCAGTGCCGCCCGCGTCCCCCCAGTACCCAGCAGCCCCTCACCTGTGTCTCCCTCACCTGTCACCGCCGGCTCCTTTCGATCCCATGCAGCCTCCTCAACCTGTCCCGAG CAGCAGATGGACTGTTCCCCACCAGCTAGCAGCAGTGCCACCTCAACCCCAGGCAGCAACCCCACCCCTCGCTCCCGAAAACCCGGTGCCGTCATTGAGAGCTTCGTGAATCATGCTCCTGGGGTCTTCTCAGGGACCTTCTCTG GCACACTGCACCCCAACTGCCAAGACAGTAGTGGGAGGCCGCGACGGGACATTGGCACCATTCTGCAGATACTCAATGACCTCCTAAGTGCCACACGGCATTACCAGGGCATGCCACCCTCGCTGACCCAGCTACGCTGTCACGCCCAGTGCTCACCTGCCTCACCAGCCCCTGACCTCACCCCCAAAACTACCTCCTGTGAAAAGCTGGCAGCCACGGCCCCCACCTCCCTGCTCCAGGGCCAGAGCCAGATCCGAATGTGCAAGCCCCCTG gcCTATCTCCAGAGTGCCTTTGGCACTATCATGAATGA
- the Midn gene encoding midnolin isoform X6, with protein MRREEGVQGAYPHPSPWGPKQRRLLQPSASRARGGSSARQSGVTHRPMSLLRNLPLHTLASGENKANGQSTRGGRERVPSASEGQPPATPGPGRAAGGGFRKYRLILFKRPWHRQGPQSPERGGERPQVSDFLSGRSPLTLALRVGDHMMFVQLQLAAQHAPLQHRHVLAAAAAAAATAARGDSSVTAPVSSTCRPVSSAARVPPVPSSPSPVSPSPVTAGSFRSHAASSTCPEQQMDCSPPASSSATSTPGSNPTPRSRKPGAVIESFVNHAPGVFSGTFSGTLHPNCQDSSGRPRRDIGTILQILNDLLSATRHYQGMPPSLTQLRCHAQCSPASPAPDLTPKTTSCEKLAATAPTSLLQGQSQIRMCKPPGDRLRQTENRATRCKVERLQLLLQQKRLRRKARRDARGPYHWTPSRKAGRSDSSSSGGGGGPGEAGGLGLDFEDSVWKPEVNPDIQSEFVMA; from the exons atgaggagggaggagggagttcAGGGTGCCTACCCACATCCCTCCCCATGGGGCCCCAAGCAGAGAAGGTTACTCCAGCCCTCAGCCAGCAGAGCCAGGGGAGGGAGTTCTGCGAGGCAGTCTGGTGTGACTCATAGGCCTATGTCACTTCTCAGAAACCTCCCCCTACACACCCTGGCCTCTGGGGAGAATAAGGCTAATGGCCAGAGCAccagaggtgggagagagagggtaCCCAGTGCATCTGAGGGTCAG CCCCCAGCGACACCCGGGCCAGGCCGGGCTGCCGGAGGAGGCTTCCGGAAATAcagattgattttatttaagCGTCCGTGGCACCGACAGGGACCCCAGAGCCCAGAGAGGGGCGGCGAGAGGCCCCAG GTCAGTGACTTTTTGTCAGGCCGCTCACCTTTGACCCTGGCCCTTCGAGTTGGGGATCACATGATGTTTGTACAGTTGCAACTGGCCGCCCAACACGCCCCACTCCAGCACCGCCACGTGCTGGCCGCagctgccgccgccgccgccaccgctGCCCGGGGAGATTCCAGTGTGACTGCCCCGGTGTCCTCAACCTGTAGGCCAGTGTCCAGTGCCGCCCGCGTCCCCCCAGTACCCAGCAGCCCCTCACCTGTGTCTCCCTCACCTGTCACCGCCGGCTCCTTTCGATCCCATGCAGCCTCCTCAACCTGTCCCGAG CAGCAGATGGACTGTTCCCCACCAGCTAGCAGCAGTGCCACCTCAACCCCAGGCAGCAACCCCACCCCTCGCTCCCGAAAACCCGGTGCCGTCATTGAGAGCTTCGTGAATCATGCTCCTGGGGTCTTCTCAGGGACCTTCTCTG GCACACTGCACCCCAACTGCCAAGACAGTAGTGGGAGGCCGCGACGGGACATTGGCACCATTCTGCAGATACTCAATGACCTCCTAAGTGCCACACGGCATTACCAGGGCATGCCACCCTCGCTGACCCAGCTACGCTGTCACGCCCAGTGCTCACCTGCCTCACCAGCCCCTGACCTCACCCCCAAAACTACCTCCTGTGAAAAGCTGGCAGCCACGGCCCCCACCTCCCTGCTCCAGGGCCAGAGCCAGATCCGAATGTGCAAGCCCCCTG GAGACCGTCTGCGACAGACAGAGAACCGCGCTACACGCTGCAAAGTGGAACGCCTCCAGCTTCTGCTGCAGCAGAAGCGTCTGCGAAGGAAGGCCAGGCGGGACGCTCGCGGTCCCTACCACTGGACCCCCAGCCGCAAAGCTGGCCgcagtgacagcagcagcagtgggggtgggggtggcccCGGAGAGGCTGGAGGCTTGGGCCTCGACTTTGAGGACTCTGTCTGGAAGCCTGAAGTTAACCCGGATATTCAGTCCGAGTTTGTGATGGCTTAA
- the Midn gene encoding midnolin isoform X8 — protein MRREEGVQGAYPHPSPWGPKQRRLLQPSASRARGGSSARQSGVTHRPMSLLRNLPLHTLASGENKANGQSTRGGRERVPSASEGQVSDFLSGRSPLTLALRVGDHMMFVQLQLAAQHAPLQHRHVLAAAAAAAATAARGDSSVTAPVSSTCRPVSSAARVPPVPSSPSPVSPSPVTAGSFRSHAASSTCPEQQMDCSPPASSSATSTPGSNPTPRSRKPGAVIESFVNHAPGVFSGTFSGTLHPNCQDSSGRPRRDIGTILQILNDLLSATRHYQGMPPSLTQLRCHAQCSPASPAPDLTPKTTSCEKLAATAPTSLLQGQSQIRMCKPPGDRLRQTENRATRCKVERLQLLLQQKRLRRKARRDARGPYHWTPSRKAGRSDSSSSGGGGGPGEAGGLGLDFEDSVWKPEVNPDIQSEFVMA, from the exons atgaggagggaggagggagttcAGGGTGCCTACCCACATCCCTCCCCATGGGGCCCCAAGCAGAGAAGGTTACTCCAGCCCTCAGCCAGCAGAGCCAGGGGAGGGAGTTCTGCGAGGCAGTCTGGTGTGACTCATAGGCCTATGTCACTTCTCAGAAACCTCCCCCTACACACCCTGGCCTCTGGGGAGAATAAGGCTAATGGCCAGAGCAccagaggtgggagagagagggtaCCCAGTGCATCTGAGGGTCAG GTCAGTGACTTTTTGTCAGGCCGCTCACCTTTGACCCTGGCCCTTCGAGTTGGGGATCACATGATGTTTGTACAGTTGCAACTGGCCGCCCAACACGCCCCACTCCAGCACCGCCACGTGCTGGCCGCagctgccgccgccgccgccaccgctGCCCGGGGAGATTCCAGTGTGACTGCCCCGGTGTCCTCAACCTGTAGGCCAGTGTCCAGTGCCGCCCGCGTCCCCCCAGTACCCAGCAGCCCCTCACCTGTGTCTCCCTCACCTGTCACCGCCGGCTCCTTTCGATCCCATGCAGCCTCCTCAACCTGTCCCGAG CAGCAGATGGACTGTTCCCCACCAGCTAGCAGCAGTGCCACCTCAACCCCAGGCAGCAACCCCACCCCTCGCTCCCGAAAACCCGGTGCCGTCATTGAGAGCTTCGTGAATCATGCTCCTGGGGTCTTCTCAGGGACCTTCTCTG GCACACTGCACCCCAACTGCCAAGACAGTAGTGGGAGGCCGCGACGGGACATTGGCACCATTCTGCAGATACTCAATGACCTCCTAAGTGCCACACGGCATTACCAGGGCATGCCACCCTCGCTGACCCAGCTACGCTGTCACGCCCAGTGCTCACCTGCCTCACCAGCCCCTGACCTCACCCCCAAAACTACCTCCTGTGAAAAGCTGGCAGCCACGGCCCCCACCTCCCTGCTCCAGGGCCAGAGCCAGATCCGAATGTGCAAGCCCCCTG GAGACCGTCTGCGACAGACAGAGAACCGCGCTACACGCTGCAAAGTGGAACGCCTCCAGCTTCTGCTGCAGCAGAAGCGTCTGCGAAGGAAGGCCAGGCGGGACGCTCGCGGTCCCTACCACTGGACCCCCAGCCGCAAAGCTGGCCgcagtgacagcagcagcagtgggggtgggggtggcccCGGAGAGGCTGGAGGCTTGGGCCTCGACTTTGAGGACTCTGTCTGGAAGCCTGAAGTTAACCCGGATATTCAGTCCGAGTTTGTGATGGCTTAA